One Mytilus trossulus isolate FHL-02 chromosome 5, PNRI_Mtr1.1.1.hap1, whole genome shotgun sequence DNA segment encodes these proteins:
- the LOC134719487 gene encoding uncharacterized protein LOC134719487: protein MGNIVKLVFLVYILTTYNCEAGCYYKRVKSGQGLGCSEGNQFIARGASARVGCDICRCVLPRLVQCCSTGMRITSHPDDCKVIVQGCTEVAVKINDESIHCVEGIAGVGR from the exons ATGGGGAATATTGTCAAATTAGTTTTCTTGGTGTATATCTTGACAACCTATAACTGTGAAGCGGGTTGCTACTACAAGAGAGTTAAAT CTGGTCAAGGATTAGGTTGTTCAGAAGGAAACCAGTTCATTGCACGTGGAGCCTCCGCACGTGTCGGATGTGACATTTGTAGATGTGTACTCCCTAGACTTGTTCAGTGTTGTTC AACGGGTATGAGAATAACAAGCCATCCAGATGATTGTAAAGTTATAGTACAGGGATGTACAGAAGTAGCGGTCAAGATTAACGACGAGTCCATTCACTGTGTAGAGGGGATAGCTGGAGTCGGACGATGA
- the LOC134718628 gene encoding uncharacterized protein LOC134718628: MRQLKSSVLILLVVAVALFLMAYTLLFDDKSYRNSVQNVVNFPDENQRDTNIKPTFNSSMPFGQEIADVLNVARQMNVKPLLVTLINGAYLQFALSWLCNTEHMGIHKQVLIISTDLDTKDTIKKQWPNVNVVAISGMPLNGDQSYSHAGYVRLTNFRAHVLLELLLINQEVFLFEVDALWINNPVPVLSSTKNADILANPVSERPGLTAIGFLYLFPTNPTILTWKELNRRLYELDKKIKSLPAGKLISEGDNDQIYVSGIINKRLGGLTKKELPLADYPDGKWYVMSEAKRKASRPYVINNNWVIGNKNKILRAKKWGHWFLSDEGNCNISNIQRITEDFWHPLEKI; the protein is encoded by the exons ATGAGGCAACTAAAGTCATCAGTTCTGATTCTATTGGTGgtagcagtcgctttattcttAATGGCATACACCCTGCTGTTTGACGACAAAAGCTACCGTAATTCAGTTCAAAATGTCGTAAATTTTCCCGACGAAAATCAAAGAGATACCAACATTAAACCAACCTTCAACTCATCTATGCCTTTCGGACAAGAAATTGCTGATGTTCTAAATGTGGCGAGACAAATGAATGTTAAACCTTTACTGGTTACCCTGATTAATGGAGCTTACCTACAGTTTGCCTTGAGTTGGTTATGTAACACAGAACACATGGGAATTCACAAACAG GTATTGATTATCAGTACAGACTTGGACACAAAAGATACGATAAAGAAGCAATGGCCGAATGTAAATGTAGTAGCTATTTCCGGTATGCCATTAAATGGCGACCAATCATATAGCCATGCAGGATACGTTAGGTTAACAAACTTTCGAGCACATGTATTGTTAGAATTATTGTTGATCAATCAagaggtttttttatttgaagtgGACGCATTGTGGATAAACAATCCAGTTCCGGTTTTATCCAGTACTAAAAACGCCGATATTCTTGCAAATCCTGTGTCCGAGAGACCTGGTTTAACAGCCATTGGGTTTCTATATTTATTCCCAACAAACCCTACGATTCTAACATGGAAAGAATTGAACAGAAGATTGTATGAGttggataagaaaattaaatctCTACCCGCGGGAAAACTAATTTCTGAAGGAGACAATGACCAGATATATGTGTCTGGGATAATAAACAAACGACTGGGAGGATTAACAAAGAAAGAGTTACCGCTAGCTGATTATCCAGACGGGAAATGGTATGTGATGTCAGAAGCGAAACGGAAGGCATCACGACCATATGTAATCAACAATAACTGGGTGATTgggaacaaaaataaaatattacgcGCCAAAAAATGGGGACATTGGTTTTTAAGTGACGAGGGTAATTGTAACATTTCAAATATCCAACGAATTACAGAAGACTTCTGGCATCCTCTAGAGAAAATCTGA